A genome region from Gopherus flavomarginatus isolate rGopFla2 chromosome 9, rGopFla2.mat.asm, whole genome shotgun sequence includes the following:
- the UNKL gene encoding putative E3 ubiquitin-protein ligase UNKL isoform X5 — protein sequence MAPHQQQTQPLKSEHSMLGTSASSHNSLGLNGVTGSIWDFVTGSFSPSPSPILNSSTIPSTNSNTSGSELVHVRQELDDANQKIKRWEDSWQQVKQACDAWQKEAQEAKERAKVADADKNLALRKKEDLENKFKKLQEQFDMCLSTTVLHMKSYGDIKKIPLPKLHSLQNQLRLDLETVDGVIFQLHSKKCVVCQEHDRSVILQPCQHYVLCEHCAAKQLECPCCKMKKRNGDEESCGTLNH from the exons ATGGCTCCTCACCAACAGCAGACTCAGCCTTTGAAATCAGAACATAGTATGTTAGGCacttcagcctcttctcataactCTTTAG GTTTAAATGGTGTTACAGGGAGCATTTGGGACTTCGTAACTGGGAGTTTCTCTCCTAGTCCATCCCCAATATTGAACAGTAGTACTATACCCTCAACAAACTCAAACACCAGTGGAAGTGAATTAGTTCATGTTAGACAGGAACTTGATGATGCCAATCAAAAAATAAAACGATGGGAAGATTCTTGGCAACAAGTAAAGCAG GCATGTGATGCATGGCAAAAAGAGGCCCAAGAGGCAAAGGAACGTGCTAAAGTGGCAGATGCTGACAAAAATCTAGCACTTCGGAAAAAAGAAGACttagaaaataaatttaaaaagctGCAGGAACAATTTGATATGTGTCTGTCCACTACAGTACTCCATATGAAAAGCTATGGCGATATAAAAAAGATACCATTACCAAAGCTTCATTCTTTGCAAAACCAACTGCGTTTAGATTTAGAAACAGTAGATGGG GTAATTTTCCAACTTCATTCAAAGAAGTGTGTTGTGTGCCAAGAACATGACCGTAGTGTAATCCTGCAGCCATGTCAGCATTATGTACTTTGTGAACACTGTGCAGCTAAACAACTGGAATGTCCTTGCTGCAAGATGAAAAAAAGAAATGGTGATGAAGAGTCATG tggcacTTTGAATCACTAA